In one window of Microtus pennsylvanicus isolate mMicPen1 chromosome 2, mMicPen1.hap1, whole genome shotgun sequence DNA:
- the Gtsf1l gene encoding LOW QUALITY PROTEIN: gametocyte-specific factor 1-like (The sequence of the model RefSeq protein was modified relative to this genomic sequence to represent the inferred CDS: deleted 1 base in 1 codon), whose product MEPESIEICPYNPHHRIPLSRLQYHLASCRKKNPKKAKKMASCKYNACHVVPIRKLAEHEATCVNRSSLEEEDTLSPLHVSLPEPQTEDTLPSFVPQKLVCESDTQESQRETKPQKILKPGPGGQTSSRKKRALKCMDRRESQNKKPAK is encoded by the exons ATGGAGCCAGAATCCATAGAAATTTGTCCTTATAACCCTCACCACCGAATCCCACTCAGCAGACTCCAGTACCACCTGGCATCGTGCAGGAAGAAGAACCCCAAGAAAGCCAAAAAGATGGCCAGCTGTAAATATAATGCTTGCCACGTGGTCCCCATCAGAAAGTTGGCTGAACATGAAGCTACTTGTGTCAACCGAAGCTCCCTGGAGGAAGAGGACACACTGAGCCCTCTTCACGTTAGTCTCCCAGAGCCGCAGACCGAGGACACACTACCA AGTTTTGTTCCCCAAAAACTTGTTTGTGAAAGTGACACACAAGAGTCACAGAGA GAGACCAAACCCCAGAAGATCCTCAAGCCAGGACCAGGAGGGCAAACCTCTAGCAGGAAGAAGAGGGCTCTCAAATGCATGGATAGACGcgaatctcaaaataaaaaacctgCAAAGTAA